In one Nicotiana sylvestris chromosome 8, ASM39365v2, whole genome shotgun sequence genomic region, the following are encoded:
- the LOC138876087 gene encoding uncharacterized protein codes for MGYEEHQDTTTLVSCAGVNEEIHKDRIRTCARIQNEFADALLTLSSMIQHPDKNFIDPITMKIHNQPAYCAHVEEETDGKPWFHEIKEYLGRGEYLEQANHIKKRTLRRLSNHFFQSRGTLYRRTPDLGLLRYVDAKEASRFLEEIYAGTCGPHMNGFVLAKKILRVGYFWMTMEKYCIRYDQKCHQC; via the coding sequence atgggctatgaagaacaccaagatactaccacacttgtatcatgtgcaggagttaatgaagagattcacaaagatagaattcgaACATGtgccagaattcaaaatgagttcgcaGACGCATTGCTTACCttatcatcaatgatacaacatccagacaagaatttcattgatcccatcacGATGAAAATCCATAACCAGccggcttactgtgctcatgttgaagaagaaacggatggaaaaccttggttccacgaaatcaaagaatatttggggAGAGGAGAATACCTAGAACAGGCAAACCATATTAAGAAACGCACTCTGCGGAGGCTATctaatcacttcttccaaagcagagggaccctgtatagaagaactcctgatctgggGCTGTTAAGGTATGTTGACGCAAAAGAAGCTTCCAGATTTCTCGAGGAGATATATGCCGgaacttgtggaccacatatgaatggttttgttctagcTAAGAAAATACTCAGAgttggatatttttggatgaccatggaaaagtaTTGCATTCGGTACGATCAGAAATGCCACCAGTGCtag